The region ACTTGCCAATTTCTACCGACATCGTGCGTCCGCCAACCTCAGTTTCAAAGATGTTGTAAACTCGATTGCCAATTTGTTCTGTTTTCTTTACATAATTACTCATTCTCTTCTTCTCCTATTTATTACGAAAAAAAGGGGTGGTATTTACCTCCCCTTTTATTGATGTTTACTTTCTTAGATTTAGCTTAACTATGATATCTCTATATCTTTCAATATCAAGCGCTTTAAGATAATCTAGTAGACCTTTTCTATGACCTACCATTTGTAGTAGACCTCTTCTGCTGTGGTGGTCTTTCTTATGAATTTTTAAATGTTCGGTTAAGTGATTAATGCGGTCTGTAAGCAAAGCGATTTGCACTTCGGGCGAACCTGTATCTCCCTCTTTGCGAGCGTATTGCGCAATAATTTGTTGTTTGGTTTGTAGTTCTTCCATTGTTGTTACCTCCATTATTTTATTAAGCCATTAAACAAAGTAAAGCGCCGGAGTAGTTTCGCATAAACTTTGTAAAAGGACATTTATTATTATACCACAAATATGTATGTTTGTAAACATATTTTGTATTATTCTTGGTCGTCTTCCTTCTTTTTGTGAGGAGGTCTTTCGACTTCGACGGGTCTTTCCATTGTTGCTTTACGAGAAAGAGTAATGCGTCTATTCTCAATATCAAAGTCAATTACTTGTACGTCGATTTCGTCGCCAACTTTCAACGCTTCGTTAATATCGCCTAACCATTCCCAAGAAACGTTGCTAATGTGAAGTAGTCCGTCAATACCTTTGTCAAGTTCAATAAATGCGCCGAAAGGTAATATTCTCGCTACCTTACCTTTAACAACTGCGCCGATAGGAAATTTCTCTGCGGCTACTGCCCAAGGGTGCGGTTGAAGCTGTTTGTAACCTAAGCTAACACGCTTAGTATCTCTATCTAATTTAAGTACTAAAAAGTCATAAGTTTTGTTAAGTTCGAGTATATCTGCTGGTTCTTTGATGGGATTCCAAGATAAATCTGACAAATGAGCCAAGCAATCGAAGTGATTAACTTCTACAAATGCGCCAAAGTTAGAAAATCTTACAACTTTACCTTCGACGATTTCGTTTACTTCGATATTGTTCCAAAATTTGTCTTCTTTTTCTTTCTTTTCACGAATGATAAACTCTCTGTGGGAAGCGACAATCTTCTTTTTTGCGCTGTCTACGCCATCGGGCAAAGCTAGCAAACTAAGTGTTTTGCCAACATATTGCTCTAAGTTCTTAACAAAGCCTTCTCTTATTTGAGAAGCGGGAACGAATACTGTATAGCTACCTAGTCTTGAAAGTAATCCGCCCTTTACAGCCTTAGCCATTACTAGGTCAAAAGACTTGCCTTCTACGATACCGTCAACTAATTCGTCGTCTTTGTACAATATATCAATTTCTTTTTTAGAAAGAAGAACTCTCTTGTCTGTTGATGTTACCATACATTCGATTGTGTCGCCAACATTGATGTTTTCTTTGGCTATTTCCCAGTTCTCTACTGCGAGCTCCTCATTGGGGATAAATCCATCACCCTTTGAATTAGGTATTTGTAATGAAACGCCGTCGTCGTGCTTTTCAATAACTTTACCTTTAAGTTTAGAACCCTTTTTGTAGCGTCTTTGAGACATTTTGTCTACGGTTTCGGTAAATAAATTTTTAGCTATTACTTCCTTAACCTCTGCGACTTCACCGTTGTTTTTTGCTTCTGCAACCATCTGTGATAAAACCTCCTCCATCAACTCCTTTGGAGTTGAAGCACCTGCAATGATACATATTTTTAAATTTTTTGGTAAATTTACAATTTCATTTGCATTTTCGATTAATATAGCCTTAGCGTATTTGCTAGCTAGGGAAAATAGCTTATTTGTGTTACTGCTTTGCTTATCCCCAACAACAATCGCTAAATCGCTCATCGAAGCGATATATTTAGCAAATTCTTGCCTATCTAGTGTAGTATAACAAATAGTATTGAAAATTTCAAGCATTTTCACGCTATCTGTCAAAAGATTTCCAAGCGCAGGCTTAACTAGTTCGGCATTATAGGTTGTTTGAAACATTACAAGAACTTTCGAATACTTGTTTAGGTCAATTATTTGAGTTCCGTCGGTAATCAAGGCAGTATTGTCGCACCAGCCATTAATACCTATTATTTCCGGGTGAGTTGACGAACCTATAAGAACTATTTTGTATCCGTTGTCGTAATATTGTTTAGCCCGAATTTGTATAATTTTTACATAGGGACAAGTAGCGTCTATGACCTTAATATTATTTTGCATACAGTAATCAAATACGGTTGGACTTGCTCCGTGCGCTCTAATTATCAGCGTATCGCCATTATGTAATTTAGTAATATCTTCAATCGGTTTGATACCTTTGCTTTGTAAGTCTTGTACAACCCTATTATTATGCACAAGCTCGCCAAAAGTGTAGGTATTAGGTTGATTGATGTATTTGTTAGCCCTTGCTACGGCGCTAGCTACGCCCTTACAAAAGCCTTTGTCTTTGCCTAAATAAATTATCATATTTTACGCTCTAACAAATTTAATTATTGTTATCTTGGGTATCGGCTTGATTTTTGTCAACTTTGTCGTTGCAGATAAGTTCATATTCCTTCGCAAGCTCTTTTACGGCTTGATGTTGAATAACTTCTCTTACCGTCTTTTCTTTATTTATGCCTTCTTTATTTATAATAAACTGTTCTCGTTGAATAATTTCATTTCTACGTCTTTTGCGGTGAGTTATTCCTTTTTCTTTAAGTAGGTTAATTAATTCTTGGCGTGTTTTATCCATATAATAGGCTACTTTTGTAGTGGCTTCGGCAAGAACTTGTTTTGTAAGTTGTTTGCCATAATATTCGTCAAGAGTAAATTCGTCGCCAACGAGAAAATAATTTTTACAAAAGGCTTTTGTACGGTCAAAAATATAGATAGGTCTAATTGGCGATTTTGTTTTGATAGCAAGCATAGCCGTACCAACTTTAATTTCTTGCAAACGGTCAATTTCTTTATTGCGAGTTCCCTCGGGAAACACACCAAAAATTTTATCGTCTTGAAGCAAAGACATACATTTTTTTATAGCTACAAGGTCGACTTCGCCCCTATTAATAGGAACGTATTCTAAGGCTTTAAAAATAAATTTTAAAAAGGGGTTGCGGTCAAATTGAGATTTATAAAGAAATCTTGCACGAGAAGACGTCCAAATCGTCCAAACCAGTGGGTCCCAGCCCGATACGTGGTTGAAGGCTAATATTGCCTTTTTCTGTTCAAAATTAGTTGACCCAAATATTTTTGTAGGAAAAACAAGCTTGAATGGCTGTTTAAGCACAGCGATTAGATTATATAAAAATTTACCCAAATATTTTCTCCTTAATTATTAAATATATCTTGTCGACTGTTTGTTGTAAGGTTAATTCGGTAGTATCAACTTCAATGGCGTCAGCTACTTTTATCAAGGGCGCAAAAGAACGACTCGAATCATTATAGTCTCTTTGAGTCAAAGAATCAAGTACTTTTTTAAAGGTAGTGTCTACGCCTTGCTCTTGTAATTGCATATATCTACGTTTTGCTCTAATTTCTTTGCTTGCGGTAAGAAATATTTTAATTTGAGCGTTTGGCAATACATAAGAGCCTATCTCTCGCCCGTCTAAAATACAGCTTTGCTTGATTGCAATTTGACGTTGAATATTTGCCATAGCTATTCTAACAATAGGCAAAGCCGATATGTCGCTTGCTGATTTACCGACAATTTCTGTTCTAATTAGATTAGTGACTTCTTCTCCGTCAAGAAAAATTCTATTGTTATCTTGACTTATCTTTATATCTACTTTTGTGTTGTCAAGCATAGTTTGTACGCTAGCAATGTCAGCAAGAACAAGTTGCTCCCTTAACGCTTTAAGTCCTAAGCATCGATACATAGCGCCGGTATCTAAATATACAATATTTAATTTTTTAGCGAGCATTTTTGCGATTGTGCTTTTGCCTGCGCCCGATGGTCCGTCAATGGCTACGTTATAGTTCATTGTAAGTCCTCCCTTAGTATATTTGCGCCTTTAAGATAACAAAATTTAATGGTATCTATATTTTCGGCAAGAATTAATATACGAAGGCACAATTTTAAAGAATTTTTGACAGATTGCTCTTGCAAGCACATATAGGCAAGGTCTTTATATTCTTCAATTTGTCTAATAGAGTATGCGGGATAAGCCTCTGTAATGTCGGCAGTTGAAGAAAAGATAACGGCGACAATATTGTTTGGCAATAAATTATTAGCCTTAACGCAAGCTAAGAACAATTCTTGCGCGCAAGAATAAATATTTTGCTTAGTATTATTATCTACTGTTATAGCTCCTCGTATTCCTTTCATTTGTTCCTCTTATATTGTTTTATTTATAAAAATAAGTTTTATCTTCTTTTGTTCTTTTGGCTAAATTATGTTTAATATAGTTAGCTTTGCTTTTGTTGTCCGGCAAGATAGCCTGTCGCAAAAGCGATTTGTAAATTAAAACCGCCCGTTAGAGCGTCAACGTCGATTATTTCGCCTGCAAAATAAAGGTTTGGAATTAATTTGCTTTGCATTGTTTGGGGAACAATTTCTTTTACGGCGACGCCTCCGCTAGTTACGATTGCTTGGTCTATACTAGCAAGTCCTAAGCAGTCAAAAGAAAGGTTTTGTAGAGTATTTACCAGCCTAT is a window of Clostridia bacterium DNA encoding:
- the rpsO gene encoding 30S ribosomal protein S15, which gives rise to MEELQTKQQIIAQYARKEGDTGSPEVQIALLTDRINHLTEHLKIHKKDHHSRRGLLQMVGHRKGLLDYLKALDIERYRDIIVKLNLRK
- the ispH gene encoding 4-hydroxy-3-methylbut-2-enyl diphosphate reductase; the protein is MIIYLGKDKGFCKGVASAVARANKYINQPNTYTFGELVHNNRVVQDLQSKGIKPIEDITKLHNGDTLIIRAHGASPTVFDYCMQNNIKVIDATCPYVKIIQIRAKQYYDNGYKIVLIGSSTHPEIIGINGWCDNTALITDGTQIIDLNKYSKVLVMFQTTYNAELVKPALGNLLTDSVKMLEIFNTICYTTLDRQEFAKYIASMSDLAIVVGDKQSSNTNKLFSLASKYAKAILIENANEIVNLPKNLKICIIAGASTPKELMEEVLSQMVAEAKNNGEVAEVKEVIAKNLFTETVDKMSQRRYKKGSKLKGKVIEKHDDGVSLQIPNSKGDGFIPNEELAVENWEIAKENINVGDTIECMVTSTDKRVLLSKKEIDILYKDDELVDGIVEGKSFDLVMAKAVKGGLLSRLGSYTVFVPASQIREGFVKNLEQYVGKTLSLLALPDGVDSAKKKIVASHREFIIREKKEKEDKFWNNIEVNEIVEGKVVRFSNFGAFVEVNHFDCLAHLSDLSWNPIKEPADILELNKTYDFLVLKLDRDTKRVSLGYKQLQPHPWAVAAEKFPIGAVVKGKVARILPFGAFIELDKGIDGLLHISNVSWEWLGDINEALKVGDEIDVQVIDFDIENRRITLSRKATMERPVEVERPPHKKKEDDQE
- a CDS encoding lysophospholipid acyltransferase family protein, giving the protein MGKFLYNLIAVLKQPFKLVFPTKIFGSTNFEQKKAILAFNHVSGWDPLVWTIWTSSRARFLYKSQFDRNPFLKFIFKALEYVPINRGEVDLVAIKKCMSLLQDDKIFGVFPEGTRNKEIDRLQEIKVGTAMLAIKTKSPIRPIYIFDRTKAFCKNYFLVGDEFTLDEYYGKQLTKQVLAEATTKVAYYMDKTRQELINLLKEKGITHRKRRRNEIIQREQFIINKEGINKEKTVREVIQHQAVKELAKEYELICNDKVDKNQADTQDNNN
- the cmk gene encoding (d)CMP kinase, encoding MNYNVAIDGPSGAGKSTIAKMLAKKLNIVYLDTGAMYRCLGLKALREQLVLADIASVQTMLDNTKVDIKISQDNNRIFLDGEEVTNLIRTEIVGKSASDISALPIVRIAMANIQRQIAIKQSCILDGREIGSYVLPNAQIKIFLTASKEIRAKRRYMQLQEQGVDTTFKKVLDSLTQRDYNDSSRSFAPLIKVADAIEVDTTELTLQQTVDKIYLIIKEKIFG
- the aroH gene encoding chorismate mutase, with protein sequence MKGIRGAITVDNNTKQNIYSCAQELFLACVKANNLLPNNIVAVIFSSTADITEAYPAYSIRQIEEYKDLAYMCLQEQSVKNSLKLCLRILILAENIDTIKFCYLKGANILREDLQ